The Triplophysa rosa linkage group LG3, Trosa_1v2, whole genome shotgun sequence genome has a segment encoding these proteins:
- the cep290 gene encoding centrosomal protein of 290 kDa isoform X3, whose protein sequence is MDDQAHSTSWHIETRYFENELKAKVLKLESDLEMAQRGMGGRDTRFLRDEIHQLENHLERKEREVTQLEKEMGKERKANEELALRAEEEEEKNRRLKRENEQLQQDIEFYRKEADQRESLQTREESNEIQRRLTKANQQLYQCMEDLQHAEDMAANLKNENENLQKNLEESVKEMEKMTDEYNKLKIAVQQTDAIMDQLRKERDQAKFQVRELTDQIQARAEEDDPVMAAVNAKVEEWKVILSGKDMEIVEYQQMIREMREKLRAAQMDSDKSNIIALQQVIYELCVAVQERDNQIKMLSEQVEQYTTEMEKNAQLVEELKKPLKKDRGLTSSVQQRKMDELSAKLQVAEKKVLESQRAVQLAETDAKEKDKELNDTLTRIRLYESGTDGLEAAITEIKECKKQIRVRDQEIETKIKDINQLELKINNLLDENEDLRERLGLNPKEELDLSEFRRSKVLKQRQYKAENQVLLKEIERLEEERLELKQRIRALVKDKGISVISSSLLDDKEEEKPRSSKPRPISGSIDEELKLKNDRLQKELNNKEKELELRRTESAQFKTKLNEMLNENKQLEQGMKEILQAIQDAQKTTPSQTAVSIPSLERLINVLEMKYSEGKFDTSLHLRTQVDQLTGRNEELRQEMKAAREEAANTLNQLTKATEKIARLEGEVESMSKSAGRFVPYKTLTLPEDMMPNSAEVINALNEYMVQLLQELKTKEDSVEQLGSALEEYKRKFAVIRHQQGLLYKEYQSERESWQKERDSFTELKSKLEEQKEVDAVKIKEYSHWLETLEKDPSETKRHLSETARKMTVLRVNEKCLTRRYTTLLELEQHLRKESNKLKDDFTQMEATVTERIGYLQRFKEMAAFKMAALQKSLDASVSASELEKANKQYTELTIKYRNLLQKDNHLVQKTTTLEHLEKENISLHERISSINKELEITKEKLHTLEQAWENISAAGAENSMDKATKALANSEIISVSRRITTLEMKELNERQRAEHAQKMYEHLRNSLKQVEERNLELETKFAELTKFNLEAQRTERELRDELADSVSKHISDADRKRITELEKTEAELRMEASKLREVSDVAKMQVSALESRQQSREKEVESLRKQILDYQAQSDEKTLIAKLHQHIVALQLSETTAISRLEAANVRLQKLEAQKLRVEQQFDAQQQALWRARQEGHQRARHLRHTIQALRRQFSGALPLAQQEKFSSTMLHLQEDRARAREEAQKAEEERRRAEGKAGELELKLKGLEELMATLKDAKGAQKVSEWHKKLEDVRLVEMRQSRELGVLREEIKYLKNIVAEQERTISSLEEELVQQNNLLEERQLIWDQREVGLERQLDTYEKRQNDILNTAQKFEEVAGSLPDPSQPVAHQLDFALGKIKEHVRTILETKTTCNILEEKLNERVSALWTAEQNVLSRDKVINELRLRLPAAAEREKLLADLSKHEDSESQPALKIAHQTISNLQDRLDQKEEVLKKYQNLLAKARQEQEDVTKRHAEEIRALHQKLDVYMDTSLDRFKQTTLELMKKPSITVPTSKHLLRLAEMEQTVAEQDNALSSITQKLKAVTAELDHQRQVTAAQAMKHAAETARLEERHTAQMKGVSQEAEDLRTQLTQMEKELQHLRTELQAQKEANVRSPSNTMKNLVERLKSQMALKEKQLKALSKALLELRAELTSQAEQQIIANGVQKEEALNVQQIVDKQTKELKARVEDLNKDLQASKDAARAVKARENSLRDELESLNKDLQRSQKSQKKLQSKKDALEDELNELKKKVQRLSSGLQAQVESDGPTVEALQKKIRKLEQELDRKSVSEPTERKSTLKEDKSTKEEILRWEEGKKWQGKMEKVRNVLKEKEKEVDSLSKQLTTIKELYSRLEQEKLSLQKKLKTKGVTADQVVGVRTLEADREIEELKRRNSELEQQIKMIRQQQALPRDAAMEDITIRNQYLEERLLSLENQLSKEPLSRPSTSGRGSGTPSQREHELQKENLKLSTENLELRFQLEQANKDLPRLKDQVSDLKEMCDVLKKEKAEVERKLAHVRGSGCSGKTIPELEKTIGLMKKVVEKVQRENESLKKAPAAKVQEQLTMLERDHEKIKSEYEKMKGKLEEQLNSRLGSKTKGIEKIMMENERLRKDIKKETEAAEKLRVTKASLEVTNEKLRAELEETNQRLLLAQSKGLEGADGKTWKSSVVTRLFENKMKELESDISKKNSTISELKGQLKEANEKRQSTQNTIIQLKEQVDLLKNVPIEATTDEGLAKEYQSMRLANKQLEREKAQLLRQIQRYDEQFGTSRTGPGYKELQEQIKTAQNEKKKLQDELRRLTRELENFDPTFFEELEDLKFNYNLELKKNIVLEEQLKKLSDRFGVAVEIPVDVSIS, encoded by the exons ATGGATGATCAAGCACATAGCACATCATGGCACATAGAGACTCGGTATTTCG AAAACGAACTGAAAGCCAAAGTCCTGAAACTGGAAAGTGATCTTGAG ATGGCACAGCGTGGGATGGGAGGGAGGGACACACGTTTCCTTCGGGATGAGATTCACCAGCTAGAGAATCACCTGGAGCGCAAGGAGAGGGAGGTGACCCAGCTGGAGAAGGAAATGGGCAAGGAGAGGAAAGCCAACGAGGAG CTGGCTCTCCGTGCtgaagaggaagaggagaagAACAGAAGACTCAAAAGAGAA AATGAACAGCTCCAACAGGATATTGAGTTCTACAGAAAGGAAGCAGATCAGCGAGAATCTCTTCAGACCAGAGAGGAAAGCAATGAAATTCAGAGGAGACTTACTAAAGCCAACCAGCAGCTCTACCAGTGCATGGAGGACCTGCAG CACGCCGAGGATATGGCTGCCAACCTGAAGAACGAGAACGAAAACCTGCAGAAGAATCTGGAGGAGTCTGTCAAAGAGATGGAGAAAATGACAGACGAGTACAACAAGCTGAAGATCGCAGTCCAGCAGACAGATGCCATCATGGATCAgctgagaaaagagagagaccaGGCAAAGTTTCAG GTCCGAGAGTTAACCGATCAGATCCAGGCCCGCGCCGAAGAGGATGACCCGGTTATGGCTGCCGTTAACGCCAAAGTAGAGGAGTGGAAG GTGATATTGTCAGGGAAAGATATGGAAATCGTGGAGTATCAACAGATGatcagagagatgagagagaaacTTCGAGCTGCCCAGATGGACTCGGATAAAAGCAACATCATAGCGCTGCAGCAG GTCATATACGAACTGTGTGTC GCTGTGCAAGAAAGGGACAACCAGATCAAGATGCTGTCGGAGCAAGTGGAGCAGTACACAACAGAGATGGAAAAGAACGCTCAGCTCGTCGAGGAGCTGAAAAAGCCATTGAAGAAGGATAGAG GCCTGACCTCCAGCGTGCAGCAGCGTAAGATGGATGAGTTGAGCGCTAAGCTTCAGGTGGCGGAAAAGAAAGTCTTGGAGTCTCAGCGTGCCGTCCAACTGGCTGAAACTGACGCTAAGGAGAAAGACAAAGAACTCAATGACACCCTCACTCGAATCCGTCTTTATGAGTCT GGCACAGATGGTTTGGAAGCCGCTATAACCGAGATCAAAGAATGTAAAAAACAGATCAGAGTCAGAGACCAGGAAATCGAGACCAAGATTAAAGATATAAACCAGCTAGAACTCAAAATCAACAATCTTCTCGATGAGAACGAAGACCTAAGAGAGCGACTCG GTTTGAATCCAAAGGAAGAACTGGATTTGAGTGAATTCCGGAGATCAAAGGTTTTAAAGCAGAGACAGTACAAAGCTGAGAACCAAGTTCTGCTGAAAGAG ATTGAGCGACTTGAGGAGGAAAGACTTGAGCTTAAACAACGTATTCGTGCTCTGGTGAAGGACAAAG GCATATCAGTAATCAGTAGTTCATTGCTTGATGACAAGGAAGAAGAAAAGCCAAGATCTTCTAAACCGAGACCCATCTCTGGATCTATTGATGAAGAGCTGAAACTCAAA AACGACCGCTTACAGAAAGAGCTGAACAACAAAGAGAAAGAACTGGAGCTCAGAAGAACAGAATCAGCACAATTCAAAACCAAAC TGAATGAAATGTTAAATGAGAATAAACAGCTCGAGCAGGGTATGAAGGAGATCTTGCAGGCCATCCAGGATGCTCAGAAGACAACACCTTCACAGACAGCCGTCAGCATTCCCAGCCTGGAGCGACTCATCAAT gttttggAGATGAAGTACTCAGAGGGAAAGTTTGACACAAGCCTGCATCTGAGAACTCAGGTAGATCAGCTGACCGGCCGTAATGAAGAGCTACGACAGGAGATGAAAGCAGCTAGAGAAGAGGCAGCAAACACTCTTAACCAGCTTACAAAAGCCACTGAGAAG ATTGCACGTTTGGAAGGTGAAGTTGAATCAATGAGCAAATCGGCCGGTAGATTTGTCCCTTACAAGACATTAACTCTACCTGAAGACATGATGCCAAATAGTGCTGAGGTCATCAACGCTCTAAATGAGTACATGGTACAACTCCTACAG GAGCTCAAAACCAAAGAAGATTCAGTTGAgcagctcggatcagctcttgaAGAGTACAAAAGAAAATTTGCAGTGATACGACATCAACAGGGACTGTTGTACAAGGAGTATCAAAG TGAAAGGGAGTCCtggcagaaagagagagactctTTCACAGAGCTGAAATCCAAGCTGGAGGAACAAAAGGAAGTGGATGCAGTGAAAATCAAAGAGTATAGT CACTGGCTAGAGACTCTTGAGAAGGACCCGAGTGAGACCAAGCGGCATCTGTCTGAGACGGCCCGAAAGATGACTGTTCTAAGGGTGAACGAGAAGTGCCTAACGCGACGTTACACGACTCTGCTAGAGTTGGAGCAACACTTGAGGAAAGAGAGCAACAAGCTGAAGGATGACTTTACTCAGATGGAGGCCACGGTCACCGAAAGGATCGGTTACCTACAGAGGTTTAAG GAAATGGCGGCATTCAAAATGGCCGCCCTGCAGAAATCGCTCGACGCAAGCGTTTCAGCTTCAGAGCTGGAGAAAGCCAACAAGCAATACACCGAGCTCACTATTAAATACAGAAACCTCCTTCAGAAAGACAATCACCTCGTTCAGAAGACAACCACTTTGGAACACCTTGAG AAAGAGAACATCTCCTTGCATGAACGCATTAGTTCCATCAATAAAGAGCTTGAGATCACCAAAGAGAAGCTTCACACTTTGGAGCAGGCCTGGGAGAACATCAGTGCAGCTG GTGCTGAGAACAGCATGGACAAGGCAACCAAAGCTCTGGCCAACAGCGAGATCATATCCGTGTCCAGACGTATCACCACACTGGAGATGAAGGAGCTGAACGAAAGACAGAGAGCCGAGCACGCTCAAAAGATGTACGAGCACCTGAGGAACTCTCTCAAACAGGTGGAGGAGCGCAACCTTGAGTTGGAGACAAAGTTTGCTGAG CTCACAAAATTCAACTTGGAGGCCCAGCGTACGGAGCGGGAGCTCAGGGACGAGCTGGCCGACAGCGTCAGTAAACACATCAGCGACGCTGACCGCAAGCGAATCACAGAATTGGAGAAAACAGAGGCGGAGCTACGGATGGAAGCGTCCAA GTTGCGGGAAGTGTCCGACGTGGCGAAAATGCAGGTGTCTGCACTAGAATCCAGACAGCAGTCCAGAGAGAAGGAAGTTGAGAGTCTAAGAAAACAAATTTTAGACTACCAG GCTCAATCTGATGAAAAGACCCTCATCGCTAAACTCCACCAGCACATCGTCGCCCTCCAGCTGAGCGAGACCACCGCCATCAGCCGGCTGGAGGCCGCCAACGTGCGCCTGCAGAAACTCGAAGCCCAGAAACTTCGCGTTGAACAGCAGTTCGACGCCCAGCAGCAGGCGCTGTGGCGCGCGAGGCAAGAGGGGCACCAGAGAGCCAGACACCTCCGTCACACCATCCAAGCACTTCGCAGACAGTTCTCCGGAGCTCTGCCGTTAGCCCAACAAGAGAAGTTCTCCAGCACCATGCTCCACCTGCAGGAGGACAGGGCGCGGGCCAGGGAGGAGGCACAGAAGGCCGAAGAGGAGAGAAGGAGAGCGGAAGGGAAAGCAGGAGAGCTGGAGTTAAAGCTGAAGGGGTTGGAGGAGCTTATGGCGACGCTGAAGGATGCTAAAGGGGCACAGAAA GTAAGTGAGTGGCATAAGAAACTTGAGGATGTCCGTCTGGTGGAAATGAGGCAGTCCAGAGAGCTCGGTGTCCTGAGGGAGGAGATCAAGTACCTGAAGAACATTGTGGCGGAGCAGGAACGCACCATCAGCAGCCTGGAAGAAGAGCTGGTGCAGCAAAATAAT CTTTTAGAGGAGCGCCAACTGATCTGGGATCAGAGGGAAGTGGGACTGGAGCGTCAACTCGACACATATGAGAAACGACAGaatgacattttaaacacaGCTCAGAAG TTTGAAGAAGTCGCAGGTTCTCTACCGGATCCAAGTCAGCCTGTAGCTCATCAGTTAGACTTTGCTCTTGGAAAAATTAAGGAGCACGTTCGTACCATCCTTGAGACAAAGACAACCTGCAATATTCTGGAAGAG AAACTGAATGAAAGAGTGTCAGCCTTGTGGACAGCAGAACAAAACGTCTTATCTCGAGACAAAGTGATCAATGAACTGAGGCTCCGCCTACCAGCCGCCGCGGAGAGAGAGAAGCTACTGGCTGACCTGAGCAAACATGAGGACTCCGAAAGCCAGCCCGCCCTGAAGATCGCCCACCAGACCATCAGCAACCTGCAGGACCGCCTGGATCAGAAAGAAGAAGTTCTCAAGAAGTACCAGAACTTGTTAGCAAAGGCTAGACAG gaGCAAGAGGATGTCACCAAAAGGCATGCAGAAGAGATCCGTGCTCTGCATCAGAAACTTGACGTCTATATGGACACATCGCTGGACCGCTTCAAACAGACTACACTG GAGCTGATGAAGAAACCGTCCATCACTGTACCGACTTCAAAGCACCTGCTGCGGTTGGCCGAAATGGAACAGACGGTGGCCGAGCAAGACAATGCACTGTCCTCTATAACACAGAAATTGAAGGCCGTCACAGCAGAGCTGGACCACCAGAGACAGGTGACAGCAGCACAGGCTATGAAGCATGCGGCAGAAACCGCCAG ACTTGAGGAAAGGCACACGGCCCAAATGAAAGGTGTGTCTCAGGAGGCTGAAGATCTGAGAACCCAACTTACTCAGATGGAGAAAGAGCTCCAGCACCTCCGCACTGAACTACAGGCCCAGAAAGAAGCCAACGTCAGGTCACCATCCAACACCATGAAAAATCTGGTAGAACGTCTGAAGTCCCAgatggccctcaaagaaaaacAGCTAAAG GCTCTCAGTAAAGCTCTCCTGGAACTGCGTGCGGAGTTGACATCTCAAGCGGAACAGCAGATCATTGCCAACGGTGTTCAGAAAGAAGAAGCCCTCAATGTTCAGCAGATTGTCGACAAGCAGACGAAAGAGCTAAAG GCACGTGTGGAGGACCTCAACAAAGATCTCCAGGCATCTAAAGATGCCGCGCGTGCGGTGAAAGCCAGAGAAAACTCATTGAGAGATGAACTGGAGAGTTTAAACAAGGATCTTCAGAGAAGCCAGAAGTCTCAGAAGAAGCTGCAGAGTAAAAAAGACGCCCTGGAGGATGAGCTGAATGAGCTGAAGAAGAAAGTTCAGAGACTGAGCAGTGGCCTACAG GCTCAGGTTGAAAGTGACGGTCCCACAGTAGAAGCTCTTCAGAAGAAGATCCGTAAGTTAGAACAGGAGCTGGACAGGAAGAGCGTCTCAGAGCCCACAGAGAGAAAAAGCACCTTGAAGGAAGACAAG tcCACTAAAGAAGAAATATTGCGATGGGAGGAGGGTAAAAAGTGGCAGGGCAAGATGGAGAAGGTGCGGAACGTTCTTAAAGAGAAGGAGAAGGAAGTGGATTCTCTGTCTAAGCAGTTAACAACCATCAAGGAACTTTACAGCAG GTTGGAGCAGGAGAAGTTAAGTCTGCAGAAAAAACTAAAAACCAAAGGAGTGACTGCAGACCAGGTCGTCGGTGTACGGACCCTGGAGGCCGACCGAGAGATCGAGGAACTGAAAAGAAGAAATTCTGAACTGGAGCAACAAATCAAAATGATCAG GCAACAGCAGGCTTTACCACGTGATGCTGCGATGGAGGACATCACCATTAGAAATCAATATCTAGAGGAGAGGCTTCTCTCTCTTGAGAACCAACTGTCCAAAGAGCCTCTATCAAGACCATCT ACATCTGGCAGAGGTTCTGGTACTCCATCACAAAGAGAACATGAGCTCCAGAAGGAGAACCTCAAGTTGTCTACAGAGAACCTGGAGCTTCGCTTTCAACTGGAACAAGCAAACAAGGACCTCCCTAGACTAAAA GATCAAGTGTCTGATCTGAAAGAGATGTGTGACGTTCTAAAGAAGGAGAAAGCTGAGGTTGAAAGGAAGCTCGCTCATGTTCGTGGG TCTGGGTGCAGTGGGAAAACCATACCTGAGCTTGAGAAGACCATCGGACTGATGAAGAAGGTGGTGGAGAAAGTTCAGAGAGAAAACGAGAGCTTGAAAAAAGCGCCAGCGGCCAAAGTTCAGGAGCAGCTTACCATGTTAGAACGGGATCATGAGAAAATTAAG TCAGAATATGAAAAGATGAAAGGAAAACTAGAGGAACAGCTAAACTCAAGACTGGGGTCAAAAACTAAAGGCATTGAGAAAATCATGATGGAAAACGAACGATTGCGTAAAGATATCAAAAag GAGACAGAGGCCGCAGAAAAACTGAGGGTCACAAAGGCGAGCCTTGAAGTAACTAATGAGAAGTTGCGGGCGGAGCTTGAGGAGACCAATCAGAGGCTTTTATTAGCCCAGTCAAAGGGGCTAGAGGGGGCAGACGGAAAGACCTGGAAATCTTCTGTGGTCACCAG ACTATttgagaataaaatgaaagaactGGAAAGTGACATCAGCAAGAAAAACTCCACCATATCGGAGCTGAAAGGGCAACTAAAAGAAGCAAACGAGAAACGGCAATCTACACAAAATACCATCATCCAGCTGAAGGAGCAA GTAGATCTCCTAAAAAACGTTCCTATAGAGGCAACAACGGATGAAGGTCTTGCCAAAGAATATCAGTCAATGAG ATTGGCCAATAAACAGCTTGAGAGGGAGAAAGCTCAACTTCTTCGTCAGATCCAAAGATACGATGAGCAGTTTGGAACCAGCCGGACAGGGCCAG GGTACAAAGAGCTCCAGGAGCAgattaaaacagcacaaaatgagaaaaagaAATTACAG GATGAATTAAGAAGACTCACTCGAGAGTTGGAAAACTTCGACCCGACATTTTTCGAAGAACTTGAAGATCTAAAGTTCAACTACAATCTGGAGCTGAAGAAAAACATTGTGCTTGAGGAGCAGCTGAAAAAACTGTCTGATCGGTTTGGGGTGGCTGTCGAAATTCCAGTCGATGTATCTATTAGCTAA